In Cervus elaphus chromosome 16, mCerEla1.1, whole genome shotgun sequence, a single window of DNA contains:
- the LOC122710202 gene encoding SOSS complex subunit C encodes MAANPSGQGFQNKNRVAILAELDKEKRKLLMQNQSSTNHPGASIALSRPALNKDFRDHAEQQHIAAQQKAALQHAHAHSSGYFITQDSAFGNLILPVLPRLDPE; translated from the exons ATGGCAGCAAacccttcaggacaag gttttcaaaacaaaaatagagttgcAATCTTGGCAGAACtggacaaagaaaaaagaaagttactAATGCAGAACCAATCTTCAACAAATCATCCTGGAGCTAG CATTGCGCTCTCGAGACCCGCTCTCAACAAGGACTTCCGGGACCACGCTGAGCAGCAGCATATTGCAGCCCAGCAGAAGGCAGCTTTGCAG catgcacatgcacattcATCAGGATACTTCATAACTCAAGATTCTGCATTTGGGAATCTCATTCTTCCTGTTTTACCTCGCCTTGACccagaatga